Proteins from a genomic interval of Lolium perenne isolate Kyuss_39 chromosome 1, Kyuss_2.0, whole genome shotgun sequence:
- the LOC127311185 gene encoding replication factor C subunit 3 — protein MAIETPAPASPTASPYSSSPAGRTLSAAFAEDRRRESKIRASNLLPGCGGRSPQHPRAQLVSRLLQRWACLPKTHVPVRARAGTPTPPPSHRRPSSASTSTPQAAQVHRRPSSASTSTPQAGQVHRRPSSASTSTPQAGQVHRRPSSASTSTPQAVAQQDHAGVPSVPVRRPLREREDAAAIGLVLTPTGSEASAVSTPEVVPGDGSNWRRDTATTVARGANIWVRALRKPSLQVDSPQQSVDSPIAADDMYVWADKYRPSVLGEFICNKAVADNLHRMVTERQCSHFIFEGAQAVGKRSMVLALLRDAFGPDELKIEEQTKRIEMKGEIVKHIDLKVRISDHHVEVNLADSHGYEKYVITTLLNESLPPPDFICTHANCKVIVVHDADRISSDLQHYIGWFLGRYAGCNKIIFCCSSSKNLEAVEHLCKVITLQPPSFDEIIKVLEFIATQEGIDLPDGIASRIAASASNNLRQAIRSFEATWTANYSFTKDQPILTGWEEEINNVAKKIMEEPSPKQLYLIRGKIRKMIEHNVSPYFIFCHLVTELKRDRDEDFQNSIDELASDLNRTEQCKEYKSQDTALVKRAINIEGFTVEGPDQGEAIQCFIKIEEFTVRFMSFYRSLIAKNSIRGSVS, from the exons ATGGCGATCGAGACCCCTGCGCCCGCGTCCCCGACCGCCTCGCCGTACTCCTCCTCCCCGGCCGGCCGCACCCTCTCCGCGGCCTTCGCGGAGGACCGACGCCGCGAGTCCAAGATCCGCGCCTCCAACCTCCTCCCGGGCTGCGGTGGCCGCTCGCCGCAGCACCCGCGCGCCCAGCTTGTGTCCAGGCTCCTCCAACGCTGGGCTTGCCTCCCCAAGACCCACGTCCCTGTCCGCGCCCGCGCTGGCACGCCTACCCCGCCGCCCTCGCACCGTCGGCCGTCGTCAGCGTCGACGTCGACGCCCCAGGCGGCGCAGGTGCACCGTCGGCCGTCATCCGCATCGACGTCGACGCCCCAGGCGGGGCAGGTGCACCGTCGGCCGTCGTCCGCATCGACGTCGACGCCCCAGGCGGGGCAGGTGCACCGTCGGCCGTCGTCCGCATCGACGTCGACGCCCCAGGCGGTGGCACAGCAGGACCACGCCGGCGTGCCGAGTGTCCCCGTGAGGAGGCCTTTGAGGGAGAGAGAGGATGCCGCCGCCATCGGCCTTGTGCTGACGCCGACGGGGTCCGAAGCCAGTGCCGTGTCGACTCCCGAAGTGGTTCCCGGCGACGGGAGCAACTGGAGACGCGATACCGCCACCACTGTCGCGAGAGGAGCAAACATCTGGGTGAGGGCTTTGCGCAAGCCGTCGCTGCAGGTGGATTCCCCGCAGCAGTCAGTGGATTCGCCGATCGCGGCGGATGACATGTACGTATGGGCGGACAAGTACCGGCCCAGTGTACTCGGGGAATTCATCTGCAACAAGGCCGTCGCCGACAACCTCCATCGGATG GTGACCGAACGCCAATGCAGCCATTTCATATTTGAAGGGGCGCAGGCAGTCGGTAAGAGAAGCATGGTACTGGCCCTTTTAAGGGATGCCTTTGGTCCTGATGAACTCAAG ATAGAGGAACAAACAAAGAGAATCGAGATGAAG GGAGAAATTGTCAAACACATTGATCTCAAAGTAAGGATTTCTGATCATCATGTGGAGGTAAACTTGGCTGATTCACACGGCTATGAGAAGTATGTCATaacaactttgttgaatgaatcactaCCGCCACCGGACTTTATTTGCACCCATGCCAACTGCAAAG TGATTGTGGTCCATGACGCTGACAGGATTTCTTCTGATCTTCAACATTATATCGGTTGGTTTCTGGGGAGGTATGCAGGCTGCAATAAAATTATTTTCTGCTGCTCCAGTTCTAAAAACCTTGAGGCTGTCGAACATCTATGCAAGGTTATCACACTTCAACCACCTTCATTTGATGAG ATAATCAAGGTTCTAGAGTTCATTGCTACGCAAGAAGGCATAGATTTGCCTGATGGAATTGCTAGTAGAATTGCTGCGAGCGCGAGTAATAATCTCCGACAGGCAATACGTTCTTTTGAAGCTACATGGACAGCAAA CTATTCATTCACAAAAGACCAGCCTATTTTGACTGGATGGGAGGAGGAAATTAACAATGTTGCCAAAAAAATCATGGAAGAGCCAAGTCCAAAGCA GCTGTATCTCATTCGAGGGAAGATCAGAAAAATGATTGAACATAATGTGTCACCTTATTTCATTTTCTGT CACTTGGTTACCGAACTGAAAAGGGACAGGGATGAAGATTTTCAGAATAGTATTGATGAACTGGCATCGGATTTGAACCGA ACAGAGCAGTGCAAAGAATACAAATCTCAGGACACAGCTTTGGTCAAAAGAGCTATCAATATAGAAGGTTTCACTGTTGAGGGGCCTGACCAAGGGGAAGCCATCCAATGCTTCATAAAGATTGAAG AATTCACCGTCAGGTTCATGAGCTTCTACAGATCGTTAATAGCGAAGAATTCGATCAGAGGCAGTGTTTCTTGA
- the LOC127311216 gene encoding uncharacterized protein → MAIDHESPFKELRLKNRRIMGGGAPEPDEDETETQAQVAAHGDEHQQQWPRWLRPLLSARFFAQCKTHVDSHRSGECNMFCLDCAAGAAAGAAALCSLCLAHAHRGHHTIQIRRSSYHDVIRVSDIQRFMDIAGVQTYVINSARVVFLNERPQQKQTGKSAGGGGGGGSANLCEVCSRSLLDNFRFCSLGCKIAGCSSDAGGAKARTNRLGRTKGSSESEAASSSSSLRNAANHSFTPSTPPPPPPPAAKRRKGIPHRAPFGNLIVDY, encoded by the exons ATGGCGATCGACCACGAGTCCCCGTTCAAGGAGCTCCGCCTCAAGAACAGGAGGATCATG GGAGGCGGCGCCCCTGAGCCAGACGAAGACGAGACCGAGACGCAGGCGCAGGTGGCGGCGCACGGGGACGAACACCAGCAGCAGTGGCCGCGGTGGCTGCGCCCGCTGCTCTCGGCGCGCTTCTTCGCGCAATGCAAGACGCACGTCGACTCGCACCGCAGCGGCGAGTGCAACATGTTCTGCCTCGACTGCGCCGCGggggccgccgccggcgccgccgcgctctGCTCGCTCTGCCTCGCGCACGCGCACCGCGGCCACCATACCATCCAGATCCGCCGCTCCTCCTACCACGACGTCATCCGGGTCTCCGACATCCAGCGCTTCATGGACATCGCGGGCGTGCAGACCTACGTCATCAACAGCGCGCGCGTCGTCTTCCTCAACGAGCGGCCGCAGCAGAAGCAGACCGGCAAGTCTGccggcggcgggggcggcggaGGGAGCGCCAACCTCTGCGAGGTCTGCAGCCGCAGCCTCCTCGACAACTTCCGCTTCTGCTCCCTCGGCTGCAAGATCGCTGGCTGCTCCTCCGACGCCGGCGGCGCCAAGGCGCGGACCAACAGGCTCGGCCGCACCAAGGGCTCCTCCGAATCGGAGGcggcatcctcctcctcttccctgCGCAATGCCGCCAACCACAGCTTCACGCCGTCCACCCCGCccccgccgcctcctcccgcggccAAGCGCCGCAAGGGCATCCCGCACCGGGCACCCTTCGGCAACCTCATCGTCGACTACTAG